The genomic region AGAAAACTGCTCTTCCGGGTATTACTACTGGTTTTTATGATTTAGACGCCATGACTAGTGGTTTTGGGCGTTCTGATTTGATTATTCTAGCGGGAAGACCATCTATGGGTAAAACCGCTCTAGGGTTGAGAATTGCTCACAATATCGCTAAAGAGCACCGACTTCCAGTAGCTATTTTTAGCTTGGAAATGTCCCAAGAACAATTAGCTCAAAGACTGTTAGCTTCGGAAGCAGAAATTGAGAGTAACCGACTCAGATCCGGGCGTATTAGTCAGACAGAATTAGAGCCTCTCAGTACTGCAATGGCTGAACTCTCAGAATTGCCCATCTATATAGATGATAGTGCAACCCTGACCGTGACCCAAATGCGATCGCAAGTCAGACGATTACAAACCGAACAGGGACAAAAGTTAGGACTAGTACTTCTAGACTATCTACAGTTAATGGAGGGAAGCGGTAAGGATAATCGCGTTCAAGAGTTATCCCGTATTACCCGCAATTTAAAGGGTTTAGCGAGGGAAATAAACGCTCCTGTAATAGCATTGTCTCAGTTAAGTAGGGGGGTAGAAGCGCGCACTAACAAGCGTCCGATGATGTCAGATCTCAGAGAGAGTGGTTCGATTGAACAAGATGCAGATTTGGTGATCATGTTATACCGGGATGAATATTATAATCCCGATACGGTGGACCGCGGTACCGCTGAGATCATTATTACTAAGCACCGCAACGGTCCCACAGGTACAATTAAACTGCTGTTTAAGGCTGAGTTTACCAAGTTTCTTAACTTACTAAGATATGAGCCGCGTTAATTTCTGGGGTTCCCACCAACAAAGCTAACTGTACAGATAAACCATCCCCATCCCCATCGGGATCGTAACTGAGGATACCTTCATTGGGGTCGTAAATAATGCGTTGTTGGGAATTAGTAGGGGCGGATCCTAGAGCGAAGAGTTCTTCTGGTAATTCCCCTACACTTAAATCATTGTGTATATCTGTTAGGGATAAAACGATAAAATCGTCTTCTGGAGTAAAATCTAAGATGCTATCAGGACGGACATCAGCAACAGTATCATCGTCGATAAACAGTTCATCAAAGCGATTGAAGACAAAACTATCGCTACCTCCACCTCCG from Gloeocapsa sp. PCC 73106 harbors:
- the dnaB gene encoding replicative DNA helicase gives rise to the protein MHMTESNRSLPPQNLDAEESILGGILLDPEAIARIVDTLTPEAFYLKAHREIYRAALILHEQGKPTDLMSITSWLADQGLLEKVGGTIKLAQLVERTVSAVNIDRYGALVMDKYMRRQLIAAGHEIIESGYDTTTELDQVLDQSEQKIFSLTQKRPQEGLVPISDTLITTFNQIEQLHQKTALPGITTGFYDLDAMTSGFGRSDLIILAGRPSMGKTALGLRIAHNIAKEHRLPVAIFSLEMSQEQLAQRLLASEAEIESNRLRSGRISQTELEPLSTAMAELSELPIYIDDSATLTVTQMRSQVRRLQTEQGQKLGLVLLDYLQLMEGSGKDNRVQELSRITRNLKGLAREINAPVIALSQLSRGVEARTNKRPMMSDLRESGSIEQDADLVIMLYRDEYYNPDTVDRGTAEIIITKHRNGPTGTIKLLFKAEFTKFLNLLRYEPR